In the Pogona vitticeps strain Pit_001003342236 chromosome 2, PviZW2.1, whole genome shotgun sequence genome, GAAACTGGATAGTTATGGCTCCCAcagtgaaaaagagaaagagacattGAATGCTAACGTTGGTTGTTCTGTTAAACACAACAGCACGCGAATTTACCCAACGCCTGTAATTCATTATACGTACATAGACTCCTGGAAATTTTGGTCGGCCACAGCCAACACCATAGCTGGTGATTCCTAATAgataatatttcattttatttggaaaataacACATCAGAGGTCCTCCACTGTCTCCCTGGAAAATGGAGACAAAAGAATCTTGCTACTGATATTCTGAAGTTTCTGGATAAAAAGAAATTTTGAGCCATTATTCTGATTTATGTCCTTCATAAACTTGTCAGAACaaattgctgtttttaaagaaatatatatcaCTCTATAGCAGAGCTCCAAAATAATGTGTTCtgcattactttttggactaatGCCAGAAAGAAGCTTTTGATTAATCTTTTGGGCATTCCTAAACAAGAATTTAAACTAATTCCACATCAaatcttcactttttaaaaaaggcagccaAATCTCCTTCCTCTTCCAAAATCAAGTGTATACAAGGTAGTTCACCCCTGGCTCAATAAATGCTTTATCTAAATGTTAGATGACAAACCAAATAATTGATAGCTCTGGAGTGATTAGAAGGGAGAGTGAAGCTGGGGGCAGCAGCAGacgcgtgagtggatggtccggccccagggagATGGACCCTTGTtacgtccagctgtgtgggggaatttgtatacgaatacccccatctctattactGAGATCATGGTCACTGATTCTTATTGTACCAACATCAGTTCAATACAGTTGTGCCagaactgcgggggggggggggggaatggtccaGCCTCCCATGGATCATGATTGCAAAATAATATTTTGGCTATCCAGAAAACACTTGATCTTAAAAGGGAATTATAATCCTCTTTCTCTTTGGAGAGGGGAAGAATGTATTGATATATACTCTCTGGAGAAAGTACACTAAACTATTGTTTACATCCAGTGCTCTGATCTAGTATGGGTATGTATCTACTCAAAATGAAGTCAGATTGCATTTATGTTAGATAGCTATGGTGGGTATAGAACTGGCACTTTAAAAACATGAGCATGGAGGTACTGAGAATTCCAGCTATAGTCTCAATAAGCTTAATCTTATCTGTGCCTTATTCAAGATACAGCTCAAGTAATGCATTATCAATTTAGTGTCTGGGATAATAACAAATATAATGCTGCTGAAAATCTTTTTAAGAACTATCTGCTTTAGATGGAAGCAAATGGTATTTTGAATGGAAGAATATAACACACTTTTCTGTAAGGCTCATCATCTTTTCGTCTCATTGCTACCTGATTCCTTTAGCCTCAATTAAGATAATCACTGAGACATAGCCATACTTAATAACTGCATATGATTTTAGAGAAGAGAAATACAAAATTGTTAATTTTACAATGATACTTCTAATGTCCATTTTATTAATAAACAATTTCAGCTACTTTCAGTTTGCAAATAAACTAGAGCTATGTTGATATTATCAAGTCTCAGGTTACAGGAAATTTTgacaatatgttttaaaatggaattacTCTTCATTTTACCTGGCAACTATCAACGTGTCCACCTGCGGAGCCAGCACACATCATGTTCCATGATACTTCCCCAGCATACCAATCATATCTATTACAGATATATAGTGGAATAAGATCAACTTCAGCCTCCTGTAATATATATGTGCTTCGGCCtgtaataaaaacacacacaaatattgtTGGAAGTTGCTGCATTTAAATTCTATAAAGTAATACTGCTCTTGAGCTACTTTTAGATTAACAGTCATTTTTCttgggaaaagggggaaattatCTCCTGTAAATTTATCAAATGgtcacatttaaaagaaattttggaaaaaaataatattgaaaaagGTAATCCAATGACTCATGCAATCTAATATGTGCATATCAAGCCCTAACTAGAGGGTTAAGGGAATTTACAACCTATATTGTTTTACATTGATTGATAAACTGAGACTTCAAAATACTTTTCTAATATATGCATGGTAGTGAGAATGCAGATTAAAGTTCATCCACGCCCCCACCTTTCTGCCTTACTTGCCACTGATAAGGCAAAAGGATATCATTCTGTTACATTGAGGAGAAATTATCAAACCTGTATTCACAGGTCTGAAATTTAGTAAAAGAGGAAAACTTGGCAGACTCAATTAAATGGCACATGTATACATTGCTATCTCATTTTAACTCCAATATTTTGAAGGAAACTCTTAACATCCTGTCACAATCCCTCTCTCATAAGAAAACCAAGTATGATAAATATATTCATTTACGTACTATGGATGAAATTCTGTCAAGTTAACCCATAATCCTATGGTTTAATATATGAACTGACtgttcttttttgctttatttaatatGCCATTTCTGTAGAAGTACTGCAGATGCTGGGTCTTGGGTGGAACCTCTAAGTTATCAATCAAAATGCATTTCTTGTAATGGCGACAAAGCTGACAAATCTCTCACAGATAGGGTTGTTTGCATATTGTCATTcctaagtatcttttaaaaatactcatGGCTGCAAAGATCTTTGGGTAACTCTGAAACAATATGCGAAAGAGAgataggaaaaagagagaaggaacagagtgaGCTGTCCTCATGAATAGAGACATTGGAAACAGgagagagggaaataatagaacgGGAAGAGTTGAttgtagaagaaagagaaagttgaAATCTAtctggtggaggaaggagaaagagaaaagaaggagtTGTTAAGTATACCagtatgggaggaggatataaaagctgaaagggggaaaagagtgtTTAGAATATCCAGGGGAGAGagtaggaaagagaagaaaagcagagagagagaaaaaggtgaacAGGGATATGAAAGAGTGTGTGGGTTATTAGAAGATTTacctaatttgaaggtaggaggattACTACCAAACCCCGACTTGTCAAAGGGAAAGGAAACTTCGACAGAGGTGCTGAAATGAGACAGTTATGGTCTTTCCGCGGAGGTCACTTGAGGAAGGTGATCTGACCAGACCAATCCTTCAGCCAACCAccaccggagggagattgggccagacacccttgttgcAGGACAATTTGCGGGGTTCAGAGTGCTCCAGTGAGGAAACCCACCAACCGGGAATGTTTTGGACCAGCCTCTCAATGAACCTTGCCAATTTACAGGTGGAGTTCTCATCTTCACACTTTGGACAGTTGCCAGATCTCACTTGTTTTGAACACATAGAAGTTGTTGTGAAATCACCAAATGTTAaaccaaataaatctgttaatatttcaaaagaggctcagttgtcatttcccgccaaaagagAGGAGCTGCTTCAAATTTCTCATGAACCCGATCAcgcaatataaataaaagaagaagctGAGTGGTGCTTTCAGTGTCTAAGAGAGCAAACTATGAACAAATTATGTAAAACAGAAAACTTCCATTTTAagtatattaataaaaataaagtaaaagttgTAACAGTTTGGTCACAATAGTTCTTACATACTGTGGCCAGTataaatctctctgtgtgtgaaatggTCCTCAATATACTCACAGCAAAGAAGCTTTATGAACTGATAGAACTGATTCTCACTTTTAATACTTATCcaccaggattaaaaaaaaactttaattattttgttttgccctttaattattttgtttttcttggggaatttttttttcagtggggGAGTTGCATTCCAGTTTACTTTAGCTGTGTCTGTGCCTTTGTCCTGGTGTCTGTGGGAGCATGTGCAATTAAAACTCCCTGAGATCAGCTGTGATGTCAGGTATGCGAATTTTCTCCTCAAAAGAGAGCAAAGGGAAAGACAAGAAATCTTGTTTCCCTCCGCACCTGAAAAGCTCGTTAATTTCACCTGAACACAGCAGGAAATTGCTGAATGAGGAACCTCCCCAACACAGGTACCTCTTGCTCTCTGTTTCATGTATACTTTCTTAAGGATTTGTTTTCCAcacctttctttccatttctttctcttcaatTTATGAAAGTAATTTCTCCCATCCCCACAGTCTATAAAAAGGGCAGAGCACGTACATATCTTTTccaaagagaggagagagagagaggaagagagaaatgaaCAGGGAAGGAATGGGCAAGTTggaggaggaagtaaagaacaAATTAATGTGAAAACTCAGAttacattcaagaaaaaattaaaacaggtatGGATGCTTGGAGTGTGTCATTCGAGAACTGTGGGGGAAAGTAGTCACAGTTCCAGCACACATCAGTGTGAACAATACACCTTATTTGGATGAACCCGCTGTTACTTCTGCTCCTCAGCATCATGGTTCACAGATAAACAGCATGGCACATATCTTGTCCTTTTTTGGCTGGAGCAAAAGAGTATTCTAGTGGCAAAAATTGTTAGCACAATTTTTATCCTGATTGGATAAAACCTATTGTAATCCATACCTATTGTAATCCAACTGTATGGCCCATGGCTGAAACTCAAGGATACTGTTTAAAATTCATCAGCTGACAATTGCAGAATGCCTACCTTTTATGTCTAATTCTATGTGGATCCTGAATTACCATATTTACTGAGTATAAGACGCCCCCTTTCTAActcaaaatgtctttctttttaagaaagtggagggggaaggtagggatcaaagtgctttgattcctgctttcccccttcacttttttGGGAAGGAAatgtttccccctccactttctttgcaaaaagctgctttccccttccacttgttGCAAAAAAAGTGTAGAGGGTGCTTTCCCTCTCcagtttctttgcaaaaagtggagggggaaagcagggtcaaaacgctttgatccctcccccctcctcactaccgtgtataaaacaaccctcaatttttcctctaattattttaggaaaaagtttcattttatacatggaaaaatacggtaaatgtgaCTTGAGGACTCCTTTCAACTTCAAaggttggtttttcttttctgttttacctttctcctttaggCTTCCCCATCCAGCTATGTAACATGAAGTTTCCTTGGTTATAAAAACAGAACTGTCAGGTATGCAGATGGGCTGGATATAGTCATTGAATATGACAGATTTTTGTAGCTTTATCATAGCAATATCATTTTCATACGTCtccttcttaaaatcagaatGAATCATGATAGCTTGGACCAGGCATTTTATAGTATGAGTTTGGTATTTTAAAAGGTGATGCAAACCAATCACAACTCTCCAGAAGTCTGGATGCCTAGGAGAAAATGAAactatttgtaaaataaatgattGCTATTTACCAATTATGCCAGATACTATATACATGAAAACCGtctttaaaattacagtatacAAGTATGAATGAATCCccttcaatgttttaaaaaccacTCCTGAGTTATAACTAGAATTCTCAAAACAAATACTTCCTTCTAGTGTGGTTCAAGTAGAATCTTATCTATCTCTATATAACACTAATAAACCACTCAAACTACTTGCACATCTTTCCTAGTCAGATAAGAGCATGGTTATTTCATTAAATTCTCTGCAACCCATCTCTCATGATTCAGtgaagtacagtactcagaattcTAATGCCTAGGACCAAACACTTAGTAGCTAAAAATGCATCTGTATCCTTCTAGTTGGCATTTAATAAAAAGTAGCATGGATCACACAAAATGTGTAGAAATAATTGAGAATTATGTTTATTCTTGTGTAAATCTTGTCCTAAAACAACCAGAAGGCTCCAGAATTTGACTGAAGTCTTCCACACAAATCATGTTTGTGTTTTGTAGCTGTGCAGCCTTTCACTTCTTTGGGCTGCTTCTTCCTCCACCCTTTCTCTCGCCTCCAGCTTGCTTTCATGTTCTTAAAAATTCCAGATAGCCTAGATCCAACTTGCTTTCCCCTGGTCTTACAGTAATATTTTTTGCTTCCTCCTTCCCTTATTCATAAGCTGTAGATATTGCTGCTGTACCTCATCCATCTATATATGGACAGAAGAGGGGGACTGCTCAGCTGGCATCTGACAGCATAGAAACATTGGCAATACAGGCAGTCTTTCTGTCATGCATCCCACAGCTATTCACATTCTATTCAGTTAAACAATTATAGATACCATAGAGACAAACGATACTTAGAACTTGCCAGTAGTGAGAGTGACCCTACAAGCAAGTTTAAGATAAAGTAGGTTCAAATGCTAATTATTTTATAAACATCCAAATTCAATAATAAATACTTTTTATTTcaccaaatgaaaaagaaaaaaaaattcagaatcaAAGGATACATACGTCCATTGTTTAATGCAGTGTGCTGCTgtcaccactgtattattattaattaaagatCCACCACACACATGGTGATATCCTACACCAAATCGGTAAACTTGAAGACTAACTTGCCATGGCCAGGCCCCAGGCTGCGCATCATGTCCGCCTACAATCCGAGGCTTTGTTCCAAGGCCCATAAGGGGCGTTGTTCCACACTCTAGAAATCAAAACACAGTTACTCTTTAAGATGAAACACTTGTAAGAATTCCATAAAACACAGCTTTCATTTGGTGACAATTTAAAGGTAGAGTATATCTATGACCCAGTTTTAAACAGATTAGTTTGCTATAGCATCAGTCCAGCACAGTAATTCTGTTACAAAACAACTTCATTTGGAAAGAATATGCAAACCTGAAGCTATGAATTTCTGTATTATTTGGGGGATAACCGGAGCTGAGCTACCCTGACCCTGATTAGTCAGTGGAATCTGAATGTGTTTCATTTTGGCCCAAAGTTTGTATTATTTGGAAGCTCCAAACATATTGCCAGAATATGTTATGTAAATGTACTTTGGATCATAACTATTTAATTCTGGTATAGTAAAAGCACATGCTTTTCTTAACCCAAGACCCATACATTTTAACAAAGAAACATTCAAGCTACTGTAGACCAAAATTGCTCTTAATTTTGTTTACTAATTTTGCCAGAAGAGTTACATCCAATGTGTGTTGCACCTACACACATTAAAATATCCACTCCATATCTTGTACATGAAATATAACAGAAAGCATCTTCACTCCAAGCTTTGCAGCCACCTATTGTTTAGAGGAAAACTGATGGACCCTCTATGATTTTCATGCTCTCTAGAAACTTGGGGACTAAAACTCTGACCGATCTCTcaggaaatattaaaaacattgctTCTGGGCAAAACCTAGAAACTAAACACACATTTATGCGAATAAATCCACAACAACTAGTATGTGGTGATAACGTTGCTTTTCTTTGAATCTAACAACCGTCACAGCACACAAGATAGACTGTGTCCTCCTCGTTAAATTTTCCTCACAGTAAGGCACTTCAGGCAGGACCTCGTATCGGTTTTTCTTGAAAGAGTCATGGGCTCAAGAGCAGTCAAACAGGCACCATTTACGGCTTCCTTTACCAAGCTCTCTACATCTCGCTGAAATCTGCCCTTTAACGGCGACCGTTTTACACACTTTGTACCATAACCGCACTCATAGCAACGGCAGTtctgaaaatattattaaaaattaCAAGGGTGTTTCCCGTCACGGGAATTCAGGGCAAGCAGCTCGGGACTGCTTAAGGAGTTTCGTCGCTCCCCACTCCCACTTGTACCAGAGAGCAGGCCGCTGGGACTCGTCGCCCGGGTAATAATATCCCACTTCCTCGGGATACTCTCTGCGCAGCCGCACTCCACCTCCAGGCCTTCCCGGCAAGTTGTCGCTCGACGACAGAGGGAGCGAGTCTTTCGTGACCGAACTGCTTCGACGCCCTGTGCCGAGACATACCGCTCTGGATGTGGCAGAAGGCAGGGAAAGCCGAACTCACCATCATAAAACTTCTCAGCGAGCAGGGCTTCGGTCAGGGGTTCATTCAAGAGCACAAGTAGCGCCCAAAAGGAAGCAGGGGGTGGGCGAAAAAGCCGCCTCATCTTCCTACCGGAAAACAAAATgtcgcccccccccactttggtcGGGTTGTGGGGAATAACCGTCCTGTGACGGGAGAAAGAGAGCGGCGGGGCGGCGGCCCGAACACTCCCCGTCGAACGCGTCTTCCCCCCGCCTGGCCCGTCTTCGTCGTGACCCGCCTCTTTCCCTCGCTTTGTACGGGTCTCTTGTCATCTCCCTGATACCCTTTAGACGGGGTGGGGGGTTATAAGTAAGAGACCCAAAGATTGAGAGCGAACGAAGGACGTGCGAGGGCGCAGCAGAAGGGGGCCGGGCGTGACATAATACTTCAGTAAGGCTTCAGCAACCGTTTGGCAGCCCAGCTTTTA is a window encoding:
- the LOC110074172 gene encoding transmembrane protease serine 12 isoform X5, encoding MRRLFRPPPASFWALLVLLNEPLTEALLAEKFYDECGTTPLMGLGTKPRIVGGHDAQPGAWPWQVSLQVYRFGVGYHHVCGGSLINNNTVVTAAHCIKQWTHPDFWRVVIGLHHLLKYQTHTIKCLVQAIMIHSDFKKETYENDIAMIKLQKSVIFNDYIQPICIPDSSVFITKETSCYIAGWGSLKEKGRSTYILQEAEVDLIPLYICNRYDWYAGEVSWNMMCAGSAGGHVDSCQGDSGGPLMCYFPNKMKYYLLGITSYGVGCGRPKFPGVYAISLPMFRDHPHLAHEQGHRLRKSKQFTSLDTGSKRIVASSFGSQPLVDPSSVCEAILSEE
- the LOC110074172 gene encoding transmembrane protease serine 12 isoform X4, with translation MRRLFRPPPASFWALLVLLNEPLTEALLAEKFYDGEFGFPCLLPHPERYVSAQGVEAVRSRKTRSLCRRATTCREGLEVECGCAESIPRKWDIITRATSPSGLLSECGTTPLMGLGTKPRIVGGHDAQPGAWPWQVSLQVYRFGVGYHHVCGGSLINNNTVVTAAHCIKQWTHPDFWRVVIGLHHLLKYQTHTIKCLVQAIMIHSDFKKETYENDIAMIKLQKSVIFNDYIQPICIPDSSVFITKETSCYIAGWGSLKEKGRSTYILQEAEVDLIPLYICNRYDWYAGEVSWNMMCAGSAGGHVDSCQGDSGGPLMCYFPNKMKYYLLGITSYGVGCGRPKFPGVYAPCGSQLGV
- the LOC110074172 gene encoding transmembrane protease serine 12 isoform X2 produces the protein MRRLFRPPPASFWALLVLLNEPLTEALLAEKFYDGEFGFPCLLPHPERYVSAQGVEAVRSRKTRSLCRRATTCREGLEVECGCAESIPRKWDIITRATSPSGLLSECGTTPLMGLGTKPRIVGGHDAQPGAWPWQVSLQVYRFGVGYHHVCGGSLINNNTVVTAAHCIKQWTHPDFWRVVIGLHHLLKYQTHTIKCLVQAIMIHSDFKKETYENDIAMIKLQKSVIFNDYIQPICIPDSSVFITKETSCYIAGWGSLKEKGRSTYILQEAEVDLIPLYICNRYDWYAGEVSWNMMCAGSAGGHVDSCQGDSGGPLMCYFPNKMKYYLLGITSYGVGCGRPKFPGVYAISLPMFRDHPHLAHEQGHRLRKSKQFTSLDTGSKRIVASSFGSQPLVDPSSVCEAILSEE
- the LOC110074172 gene encoding transmembrane protease serine 12 isoform X6: MRRLFRPPPASFWALLVLLNEPLTEALLAEKFYDGEFGFPCLLPHPERYVSAQGVEAVRSRKTRSLCRRATTCREGLEVECGCAESIPRKWDIITRATSPSGLLSECGTTPLMGLGTKPRIVGGHDAQPGAWPWQVSLQVYRFGVGYHHVCGGSLINNNTVVTAAHCIKQWTHPDFWRVVIGLHHLLKYQTHTIKCLVQAIMIHSDFKKETYENDIAMIKLQKSVIFNDYIQPICIPDSSVFITKETSCYIAGWGSLKEKGRSTYILQEAEVDLIPLYICNRYDWYAGEVSWNMMCAGSAGGHVDSCQKLQNISSKILLSPFSRETVEDL
- the LOC110074172 gene encoding transmembrane protease serine 12 isoform X3; its protein translation is MRRLFRPPPASFWALLVLLNEPLTEALLAEKFYDGEFGFPCLLPHPERYVSAQGVEAVRSRKTRSLCRRATTCREGLEVECGCAESIPRKWDIITRATSPSGLLSECGTTPLMGLGTKPRIVGGHDAQPGAWPWQVSLQVYRFGVGYHHVCGGSLINNNTVVTAAHCIKQWTHPDFWRVVIGLHHLLKYQTHTIKCLVQAIMIHSDFKKETYENDIAMIKLQKSVIFNDYIQPICIPDSSVFITKETSCYIAGWGSLKEKGRSTYILQEAEVDLIPLYICNRYDWYAGEVSWNMMCAGSAGGHVDSCQAISLPMFRDHPHLAHEQGHRLRKSKQFTSLDTGSKRIVASSFGSQPLVDPSSVCEAILSEE